The genomic DNA GGTTTCTCCCTTTGGCAAGTGAACGGACACGGGCGGGGCTACTCCTGATCTATTGCACCTAAGGACGGTTGCTCGTCCTGATTGGTCACTTCGTCCGGGGTTTGATCCTCGGCGGCTTCAGATGATTCAGCTGGTGCACTGCTTTCATCCGTATCACTTTCATCGGTTGCATCCGGCTCAACTTCAGGCACCTGAGTGTCAGCCTCGTCAGACGGCGCGATCTGTTCCCCATCCGATGTGTCATCTGACGGTTCCGGATCGGTCGTAACCGAACGATCGCCTATGCTACGCTCTTCCTGAGACGGTGCCGCCGTCTCTTGCGCGGGATCAGGCTCGGTCTCGGCCACTTCTTCGCCTTTGAAGGTGAGCGCGCCAACAGCGGCCCCAATCGCCAAAGCGCCAAGGCCAATTGCAGCATATTTCAACGTTTTCTTATTGTTTTCTGCACCGTTGAAAGCCCATTGGCTGCCGCGAAGCATACTGCTCATGCCATCTTGAACATGGGCATAAACAACAACCGTTGTATTATCCTGCTTTGGCTTACCTTTCGCTTCGACCGCGTTCAGCAAGTCCGAGGCAACGCCACGCATATCTCTGCTTTTGCCGTTTTGCAGAACGCTAGCGATTTCGGCTTGGGGCAATGTGTCCAGCCCGTCCGAACACGCCAATACCACGTCGCCGGGCTTGAGGCTTATTGCATTGACGTCCGTCAACGAGATCCGATCGCCCATGAGCGCAGACC from Ruegeria sp. HKCCD4315 includes the following:
- a CDS encoding protein phosphatase 2C domain-containing protein, encoding MTIISGKQSLGQRENQEDAFDIVFQNERDPKSDILMLVADGMGGHAGGEVAANLALSVFKSHFIEGSVAPRPRERLQDSLTAANEALRQKIASQPDLKGMGCTLIAALKLGDRLVWVSVGDSSLFLLRDGRLKKLNADHSLYGELLQMVAAGQITQEEADNHPRRNALRSALMGDRISLTDVNAISLKPGDVVLACSDGLDTLPQAEIASVLQNGKSRDMRGVASDLLNAVEAKGKPKQDNTTVVVYAHVQDGMSSMLRGSQWAFNGAENNKKTLKYAAIGLGALAIGAAVGALTFKGEEVAETEPDPAQETAAPSQEERSIGDRSVTTDPEPSDDTSDGEQIAPSDEADTQVPEVEPDATDESDTDESSAPAESSEAAEDQTPDEVTNQDEQPSLGAIDQE